Proteins encoded in a region of the Sphingomonas jaspsi DSM 18422 genome:
- a CDS encoding ABC transporter permease, protein MSAFGRALSAEIDHLARDRWDQALLVLMPLILLGLMAAMLLSGVPRDLPIAIVGGGETPLARRFVQAINDSSAVAVVARSPSEAAGLSLVRQGRIVAFVELPDDIRPNKSATVRISYNAAYLSTGGIAESAISKALGSAAVQAIADAGGVGGVTALRLPDAPVSISILANPEASFEWYLQALVDPAVLHLLIACATAMAMGRALTGKSLSEWRAQTGGGVGALAGKMAPYVAIGTAWGAAWLIWIAGIRGWQPVGSLALILFGQAVLMAATAAISALLVIASRETSNALAVCAVYAGSALAYSGGSLPVQGGSLFARGWSGFLPFTHYLDLQMDQWLGAPVQVAIRQLLILSVYIVIPLALSALLMRRERVS, encoded by the coding sequence ATGAGCGCATTTGGCCGGGCCCTGTCGGCCGAGATCGACCATCTCGCTCGCGACCGGTGGGACCAGGCACTGCTGGTTTTGATGCCGCTGATCCTGCTCGGCCTGATGGCGGCGATGCTGCTCAGCGGGGTTCCGCGCGACCTTCCCATCGCGATCGTCGGCGGCGGCGAAACGCCCCTCGCCCGACGCTTCGTCCAAGCCATCAACGATTCCTCCGCGGTCGCCGTCGTCGCCCGGTCGCCAAGCGAGGCCGCGGGGTTGTCCCTCGTGCGGCAGGGGCGGATCGTCGCTTTCGTCGAACTGCCTGACGACATTCGACCCAATAAGTCGGCGACGGTCCGGATCAGCTACAATGCGGCCTATCTGTCGACCGGCGGGATTGCCGAATCCGCCATTTCCAAAGCGCTGGGATCGGCCGCCGTCCAGGCCATCGCCGACGCTGGCGGGGTCGGCGGCGTGACCGCGCTTCGCCTGCCCGACGCTCCGGTCTCGATCTCGATCCTGGCCAATCCCGAAGCCAGCTTCGAATGGTACCTGCAGGCGCTCGTCGACCCGGCCGTGCTGCATTTGCTGATCGCCTGTGCGACTGCGATGGCGATGGGCCGGGCCCTGACCGGCAAGTCGCTGAGCGAATGGCGCGCGCAGACCGGCGGCGGGGTCGGTGCGCTGGCCGGGAAAATGGCACCTTATGTCGCGATCGGCACGGCATGGGGCGCTGCGTGGCTGATCTGGATCGCCGGCATTCGCGGCTGGCAACCGGTCGGCAGCCTTGCCCTCATCCTGTTCGGGCAGGCCGTATTGATGGCCGCGACGGCGGCGATTTCCGCCCTGCTGGTCATCGCTAGCCGCGAAACCAGCAATGCCCTCGCGGTCTGCGCGGTCTATGCGGGGTCAGCCCTTGCCTATTCGGGCGGCAGCCTGCCCGTCCAAGGCGGCTCGCTGTTCGCGCGCGGGTGGAGCGGGTTCCTGCCCTTCACCCATTATCTCGACCTGCAGATGGACCAATGGCTCGGCGCGCCCGTCCAAGTGGCGATCCGCCAATTGCTGATCCTGTCGGTTTACATCGTCATTCCGCTAGCGTTGAGCGCCCTGCTGATGCGCCGGGAGCGGGTCTCATGA
- a CDS encoding ABC transporter permease has protein sequence MNGFLTGFRDAMTEVFTTRSLLSTMVVAVLFYGFYYPAPYRHQGVVDIPVVVVDDEDSAATRTLVRALDDSREVAVVARLADTAAAEQAVRDRRAEGIVHIDDGLTRRLLTGSGTGGVAVTVNGSYLLRARGIAVAVQKAVENVADDQLGPALKSLADRNLPKIEVRPLFNPTTGYADYIFPAVSVIILQQTLLFGAAMLAGRRRADGRLQQRWSCYSGTLAALALIGCFASLFYFGLVFWIEDMPRGGNVPALFVAVPVFSVAVAALGLLIGSFLDEGDRAMELLVPTSVVLFFLTGTAWPTQMMPAWVQVVATLSPATHGVPLFVGLNQMGASLAEVAKPLMGLAALALAYGVAAGWRLSRMPLASPRSGAHQGAAPTIESAP, from the coding sequence ATGAACGGCTTCCTGACCGGATTTCGCGATGCGATGACCGAGGTCTTCACGACCCGCTCGCTGTTATCGACGATGGTCGTCGCCGTGCTTTTTTACGGCTTCTACTATCCCGCGCCCTACCGTCACCAAGGCGTGGTCGACATTCCCGTGGTGGTGGTCGACGATGAAGACAGCGCAGCCACCCGAACGCTCGTCCGGGCGCTCGACGACAGCCGCGAGGTCGCGGTGGTGGCCCGGCTTGCCGACACGGCCGCCGCCGAACAGGCGGTGCGCGATCGCCGCGCGGAAGGCATCGTCCATATCGACGATGGGCTGACGCGCCGACTGCTCACAGGCAGCGGAACCGGGGGCGTGGCGGTCACCGTCAACGGCTCCTACCTGCTGCGCGCACGCGGCATCGCGGTGGCGGTCCAGAAGGCGGTCGAAAATGTCGCCGACGACCAGCTTGGCCCGGCGCTCAAATCGCTCGCCGATCGCAACCTGCCGAAAATCGAGGTGCGGCCGCTGTTCAATCCTACCACCGGCTATGCCGACTATATCTTCCCGGCCGTGTCGGTGATCATCCTGCAGCAGACGCTGTTGTTCGGCGCGGCGATGCTCGCGGGTCGCCGGCGTGCGGACGGCAGATTGCAGCAGCGCTGGAGCTGCTATTCGGGCACGCTGGCCGCATTGGCGCTGATCGGCTGTTTCGCCAGCCTCTTCTACTTCGGTCTGGTGTTCTGGATCGAGGATATGCCGCGCGGCGGAAACGTTCCGGCGCTGTTCGTGGCGGTGCCCGTTTTTTCGGTCGCGGTCGCCGCGCTGGGGCTGCTGATCGGCAGTTTCCTCGATGAAGGGGACCGGGCGATGGAACTGCTGGTGCCGACGTCGGTCGTGCTGTTCTTCCTGACCGGAACCGCCTGGCCGACCCAGATGATGCCGGCATGGGTCCAGGTCGTCGCCACGCTGTCACCCGCCACGCACGGCGTGCCACTGTTCGTCGGCCTCAACCAGATGGGTGCCAGCCTGGCCGAAGTCGCCAAACCGCTGATGGGCCTCGCAGCGCTAGCCCTCGCCTACGGCGTAGCCGCAGGGTGGCGGCTGTCGCGCATGCCGCTTGCCTCGCCGCGTTCCGGGGCGCATCAGGGGGCGGCACCAACGATCGAAAGCGCGCCATGA
- a CDS encoding glutathione S-transferase family protein, whose protein sequence is MKVIGSFVSPYVRKVLAVMELKGIDYEVDPITPFFGNDEFERLSPLRRIPVLIDGDLVLSDSSVICAYLEDVQPNPATLPADIAARARARWFEEYADTRLGDVFIWGLFYPRFVHPMVWGEPCDQARIDHSLAVEIPRELDYLERELPSAGWICGDYGLADIAVASFFRNAAYAGFTVDAARWPTVHAFVESALAHPVMEKLGGYEKIQLSTTISGRRQALIDAGVRLTANTMAQRTPAKGVMRL, encoded by the coding sequence ATGAAGGTCATCGGCAGTTTCGTCAGCCCCTATGTCCGCAAGGTGCTGGCGGTGATGGAATTGAAGGGCATCGACTATGAGGTCGATCCCATCACGCCCTTTTTCGGCAACGACGAATTCGAACGCCTGAGCCCGCTTCGCCGCATCCCCGTCCTGATCGACGGCGACCTCGTTCTTTCCGACAGCTCGGTGATCTGCGCCTATCTGGAGGACGTCCAGCCGAACCCCGCGACTCTCCCCGCCGATATCGCAGCGCGGGCACGCGCCCGGTGGTTCGAGGAATATGCCGACACGCGCCTCGGCGACGTCTTCATCTGGGGCCTGTTCTACCCTCGCTTCGTCCATCCGATGGTGTGGGGTGAACCGTGCGACCAGGCGCGGATCGACCATAGCCTCGCCGTCGAAATTCCCCGTGAGCTCGACTATCTCGAGCGCGAATTGCCGTCAGCCGGGTGGATCTGCGGCGATTACGGCCTCGCCGACATCGCGGTCGCCAGTTTCTTCCGCAACGCGGCCTATGCGGGCTTCACGGTCGATGCCGCGCGCTGGCCGACGGTGCACGCTTTCGTCGAAAGTGCGCTGGCCCATCCGGTGATGGAGAAGCTCGGCGGCTACGAAAAAATCCAGCTGTCGACCACGATTTCGGGTCGGCGGCAGGCCTTGATCGATGCGGGCGTCCGACTGACCGCGAACACGATGGCCCAGCGCACACCCGCGAAGGGCGTCATGAGGCTTTGA
- a CDS encoding response regulator, with protein sequence MLKILIVEDDSQLATTLKYLVEDNPRYRVVATVEDLEGAVEAAETNKPDLALVDLKLSRGTTGFSVAVRLGDFDIPCFFVTGRAPDFPMPDLALGCLMKPFTADDIHRSLAAAEDIMRGREALRPKMPLNLTLYDQPDHMPGDDEPGFIPSKRSLKTRFEHWIAGTQSVQ encoded by the coding sequence GTGTTGAAGATCCTGATCGTCGAAGACGACAGCCAACTGGCGACGACTCTGAAATATCTGGTCGAAGACAATCCGCGCTACCGCGTCGTCGCGACGGTCGAAGACCTGGAAGGCGCGGTCGAGGCGGCCGAAACCAACAAGCCCGATCTCGCGCTGGTTGACCTCAAGCTGTCGCGCGGTACGACCGGCTTTTCGGTGGCGGTCCGCCTCGGCGATTTCGACATCCCCTGCTTCTTCGTCACGGGCCGCGCGCCGGACTTCCCGATGCCCGACCTCGCGCTCGGCTGCCTGATGAAGCCGTTCACCGCCGACGATATCCACCGCAGCCTGGCGGCCGCGGAAGACATCATGCGCGGCCGCGAGGCGCTCCGCCCGAAGATGCCGCTCAACCTCACGCTCTACGACCAGCCCGACCATATGCCGGGCGACGACGAGCCGGGTTTCATTCCCTCAAAGAGGTCGTTGAAGACGCGGTTCGAACATTGGATCGCGGGTACCCAGTCGGTCCAGTGA
- a CDS encoding cell wall hydrolase: MNNLLRAGAKSLAAVALVVGLGSSAAMGQTLANNLPIVRAVATSVNQTVDSVADAVSAPAPTLDQLVEANKQGDPLDEQAQCLATAVYFEAMGESLQGQLAVANVVMNRASSAQYPTSWCGVVKQKAQFSFVRAGRFPRIDPNCEAWARAQAVARIASKKLMAALPSDVMWYHADYVAPKWRRNLTKVEKIGAHIFYRA, from the coding sequence TTGAACAATTTGTTGCGTGCCGGCGCGAAGTCGCTGGCTGCCGTTGCCCTTGTGGTCGGCCTGGGCTCGAGCGCTGCGATGGGACAGACGCTGGCCAACAACCTGCCGATCGTCCGCGCGGTCGCGACGTCGGTCAACCAGACCGTGGATTCGGTCGCCGACGCGGTGAGCGCACCGGCACCGACGCTCGACCAGCTGGTCGAAGCCAACAAGCAGGGCGATCCGCTGGACGAGCAGGCACAGTGCCTTGCGACCGCGGTCTATTTCGAAGCGATGGGCGAAAGCCTTCAGGGCCAGCTGGCGGTCGCCAATGTGGTGATGAACCGCGCCAGCAGCGCCCAATATCCGACCAGCTGGTGCGGGGTGGTCAAGCAGAAGGCGCAGTTCAGTTTCGTGCGCGCGGGCCGCTTCCCGCGCATCGACCCCAATTGCGAAGCGTGGGCCCGGGCGCAGGCGGTCGCGCGGATCGCGTCGAAGAAACTTATGGCCGCGCTGCCGTCGGACGTGATGTGGTACCACGCCGACTATGTCGCGCCGAAATGGCGCCGCAACCTGACCAAGGTCGAGAAAATCGGCGCGCATATCTTTTACCGCGCCTGA
- a CDS encoding EVE domain-containing protein, translating into MAYWLMRSEPDVYGWNDLVKDGGTEWDGVRNYTARNFLKEMKAGDLAFFYHSNTEKAAVGVMEVVREWQPDGEPNAKGERIWASVRVEPRDPLAKPVTLEAIKAEPRLEKLEMLRQSRLSVTPVRSDEWAVILDMAGR; encoded by the coding sequence ATGGCCTATTGGCTGATGCGCTCCGAGCCAGACGTTTATGGCTGGAACGACCTGGTGAAGGACGGCGGGACCGAATGGGACGGGGTGCGCAACTATACCGCGCGCAATTTCCTGAAAGAGATGAAGGCCGGAGACCTCGCCTTCTTCTACCACTCGAACACCGAAAAGGCGGCGGTCGGGGTGATGGAAGTGGTGCGGGAATGGCAACCCGACGGCGAACCCAACGCCAAGGGCGAGCGCATCTGGGCCAGCGTCCGCGTCGAACCGCGCGACCCGCTGGCGAAGCCGGTGACGCTGGAAGCGATCAAGGCCGAACCACGTCTCGAAAAGCTGGAAATGCTGCGCCAGTCGCGGCTCAGCGTGACGCCGGTGCGTTCCGACGAGTGGGCGGTGATCCTCGACATGGCGGGACGTTGA
- a CDS encoding DEAD/DEAH box helicase, whose translation MTNPNVHPTLAAALDERGYDTLTTVQSAVVEEEAHGRDLVVSAKTGSGKTVAFGLAMAGQLIEGERVPWSHLPLGLVIAPTRELALQVGKELQWLYAKAGARIVTCVGGMDPMKERRALQGGAHIVVGTPGRLRDHLERGALDLSELRVVVLDEADEMLDMGFREELEEILDATPEGRRTLLFSATMPRPIQALAKRYQKDSLRIETIAQGESHADIAYQCVSVNPTDIEHAVVNLLRFHEAETAILFCATRDAVRRLHALLNERGFQVVALSGEHSQSERNNALQALRDGRARVCVATDVAARGIDLPSVGLVIHVELPRDPEALQHRSGRTGRAGRKGTAVLLVPFRRRRNVEALLRQAKITPEWIDPPLPEEIRSRDRARLLEQLTQPVEMDDDDRAFADQLMATLTPAEIAAALVRTLKTDLPAPEDILVSGGRDAPQRDAGPRPGFEGSTWFRINAGRRHRAEARWLLPLICRYGHLTRQDIGAIRIAASESYFEVAARSVPAFRKALSKAVIAPEDEGLMIDQTDGPPPADQGGDRPRGPRPHPMKNRPPIRKGPRKGPPRR comes from the coding sequence ATGACCAACCCCAACGTCCACCCGACCCTTGCCGCCGCCCTCGACGAGCGCGGCTATGACACGCTCACCACCGTCCAGTCGGCGGTGGTCGAGGAAGAGGCGCACGGCCGTGATCTCGTCGTGTCGGCCAAGACCGGGTCGGGCAAGACGGTCGCCTTCGGCCTCGCCATGGCGGGCCAGCTGATCGAGGGCGAGCGGGTGCCGTGGAGCCATCTGCCGCTGGGCCTGGTCATCGCCCCGACGCGAGAACTGGCGCTGCAGGTCGGCAAGGAACTGCAATGGCTTTACGCCAAGGCCGGCGCGCGCATCGTCACCTGCGTCGGCGGCATGGACCCGATGAAGGAACGCCGCGCGCTGCAGGGCGGGGCGCATATCGTCGTCGGCACCCCGGGGCGCCTGCGCGACCATCTTGAGCGCGGCGCGCTCGATCTTAGCGAGCTGCGCGTGGTTGTGCTCGATGAAGCCGACGAGATGCTCGACATGGGCTTCCGCGAAGAGCTGGAGGAAATCCTCGATGCGACGCCGGAAGGCCGCCGCACCTTGCTGTTCTCGGCGACCATGCCGCGCCCGATCCAGGCGCTGGCCAAGCGCTACCAGAAGGATTCGCTGCGCATCGAAACCATCGCGCAGGGCGAAAGCCACGCCGACATCGCCTACCAATGCGTGAGCGTGAACCCGACCGACATCGAACATGCGGTCGTCAACCTGCTGCGCTTCCACGAAGCCGAAACCGCGATCCTGTTCTGCGCCACCCGCGACGCGGTCCGCCGCCTTCACGCGCTGCTTAACGAGCGCGGCTTCCAGGTCGTCGCGCTGTCGGGCGAACATAGCCAGTCGGAACGCAACAATGCGCTGCAGGCGCTCCGCGACGGTCGTGCCCGCGTCTGCGTCGCCACCGACGTCGCTGCGCGCGGCATCGACCTTCCCTCGGTCGGCCTCGTCATCCACGTCGAACTGCCGCGCGATCCGGAAGCGCTGCAGCACCGCTCGGGCCGCACCGGCCGCGCGGGCCGCAAGGGCACCGCCGTCCTGCTGGTGCCGTTCCGCCGTCGTCGCAATGTCGAAGCGCTGCTGCGCCAGGCCAAGATCACGCCCGAATGGATCGACCCGCCGCTGCCCGAGGAAATCCGCAGCCGCGACCGCGCCCGCCTGCTCGAACAGCTGACCCAGCCGGTCGAGATGGACGATGACGATCGCGCCTTCGCCGACCAGCTGATGGCGACGCTGACCCCGGCGGAAATCGCCGCCGCGCTCGTCCGCACCTTGAAGACCGACCTGCCCGCGCCCGAAGACATCCTGGTCAGCGGTGGCCGCGACGCGCCGCAGCGCGACGCCGGTCCGCGTCCGGGCTTCGAAGGGTCGACCTGGTTCCGCATCAACGCCGGCCGCCGCCACCGCGCCGAAGCGCGCTGGCTGCTGCCGCTGATCTGCCGCTACGGCCACCTGACGCGCCAGGACATCGGCGCCATCCGCATCGCGGCGAGCGAAAGCTATTTCGAAGTCGCGGCGCGCTCGGTCCCGGCGTTCAGGAAAGCGCTCAGCAAGGCCGTCATCGCGCCTGAGGACGAAGGCCTGATGATCGACCAGACCGACGGCCCGCCGCCCGCCGACCAGGGCGGCGATCGCCCCCGCGGCCCGCGCCCCCACCCGATGAAGAACCGCCCGCCGATCCGCAAAGGCCCCCGCAAGGGCCCGCCGCGGCGCTAA
- the typA gene encoding translational GTPase TypA, giving the protein MNLRNVAIIAHVDHGKTTLVDQLFRQSGTFRENQRVEERAMDSNDLEKERGITILAKCTSVEWNGTHINIVDTPGHADFGAEVERILSMVDGVILLVDAAEGPMPQTKFVTGKALGLGLRPIVVVNKIDRPDARPAEVLDEVFELFLNLDANDDQLDFPVLYASGRAGYAGKEDTVRDGDLTPLFETIVGHVPDPGLDTEAEFKMLATLLDRDNFLGRILTGRIESGTLNVNDPIRAMDVNGKVVEDGRVSKLFAFEGLERVPVQSAKAGDIVAIAGLIKATVSNTIGTPQISEPLHAREIDPPTLSMTFAVNDSPFAGKDGDKVQSRVIRERLEREAEGNVAIRVSETAGGEAFEVAGRGELQLGVLIETLRREGFELGISRPRVLFRDGPDGREEPYETVVVDVDDEFSGTVIDKMAMRKAEMTDMRPSGGGKTRLTFSAPSRGLIGYHGEFLSDTRGTGIMNRLFEKYGPHKGKIDGRQNGALISMEQGAAVAYALNALEDRGVLFISPGDMLYQGMIIGENAKPQDLEVNPLKSKQLTNFRASGKDEGIRLTPPRKMSLEQAIAYIQDDELVEVTPKVVRLRKRHLDPHERKRESRKLENA; this is encoded by the coding sequence CATCGCGCACGTCGATCATGGCAAAACCACGCTCGTCGACCAGCTTTTCCGCCAATCGGGCACCTTCCGCGAAAACCAGCGCGTCGAAGAACGCGCGATGGATTCGAACGATCTCGAAAAGGAACGCGGGATCACGATTCTCGCAAAGTGCACCAGCGTCGAATGGAACGGCACGCACATCAACATCGTGGATACCCCCGGCCACGCCGACTTCGGCGCGGAGGTGGAGCGCATCCTCAGCATGGTCGACGGCGTCATCCTGCTGGTCGACGCCGCCGAAGGCCCGATGCCGCAGACCAAGTTCGTGACCGGTAAGGCGCTTGGCCTCGGCCTGCGTCCGATCGTCGTCGTCAACAAGATCGACCGCCCCGACGCGCGCCCGGCCGAAGTGCTGGACGAAGTGTTCGAACTGTTCCTCAACCTCGACGCCAACGACGACCAGCTCGATTTCCCGGTGCTCTACGCCTCGGGCCGCGCGGGCTATGCCGGCAAGGAAGACACGGTCCGCGACGGCGACCTCACCCCGCTGTTCGAAACCATCGTCGGCCATGTGCCCGATCCCGGCCTCGACACCGAAGCCGAGTTCAAGATGCTGGCGACTTTGCTCGATCGCGACAACTTCCTCGGCCGTATCCTGACCGGCCGCATCGAAAGCGGCACGCTCAACGTCAACGATCCCATCCGCGCGATGGACGTCAACGGCAAGGTCGTCGAAGACGGCCGCGTGTCGAAGCTGTTCGCGTTCGAAGGCCTTGAGCGCGTGCCGGTGCAGTCGGCCAAGGCGGGTGACATCGTCGCCATCGCCGGCCTGATAAAGGCGACCGTGTCGAACACCATCGGCACCCCGCAGATCAGCGAACCGCTCCACGCCCGCGAAATCGACCCGCCGACGCTGTCGATGACCTTCGCGGTCAACGATTCGCCCTTCGCCGGCAAGGACGGCGACAAGGTGCAGAGCCGCGTGATCCGCGAACGCCTGGAGCGTGAAGCCGAAGGCAATGTCGCGATCCGCGTCAGCGAAACCGCCGGCGGCGAAGCGTTCGAAGTCGCCGGTCGCGGTGAACTCCAGCTTGGCGTGCTTATCGAAACGCTGCGCCGCGAAGGGTTCGAACTCGGCATCTCGCGTCCGCGCGTGCTGTTCCGCGACGGTCCCGACGGCCGCGAAGAGCCCTATGAAACCGTCGTCGTCGACGTCGATGACGAATTTTCGGGCACGGTCATCGACAAGATGGCGATGCGCAAGGCGGAAATGACCGACATGCGCCCGTCGGGCGGCGGCAAGACCCGCCTGACCTTCAGCGCCCCGTCGCGCGGCCTGATCGGCTATCACGGCGAATTCCTGTCGGACACTCGCGGCACCGGCATCATGAACCGGCTGTTCGAAAAATACGGTCCGCACAAGGGCAAGATCGACGGTCGCCAGAATGGCGCGCTGATCTCGATGGAGCAGGGCGCGGCGGTCGCCTATGCGCTCAACGCGCTGGAAGATCGCGGCGTGCTGTTCATCTCGCCCGGCGACATGCTCTACCAGGGCATGATCATCGGCGAAAATGCCAAGCCGCAGGATCTTGAGGTCAATCCGCTCAAGTCCAAGCAGCTGACCAACTTCCGCGCGTCGGGCAAGGACGAAGGCATTCGCCTGACCCCGCCGCGCAAGATGAGCCTGGAACAGGCCATCGCTTATATTCAGGACGACGAGCTTGTCGAAGTGACCCCGAAGGTCGTTCGCCTGCGCAAGCGTCACCTTGATCCGCACGAGCGTAAGCGGGAATCGCGCAAGCTCGAGAACGCGTAA